The proteins below are encoded in one region of Candidatus Thiodiazotropha sp. LNASS1:
- a CDS encoding acetyl-CoA C-acyltransferase, with translation MSEQAYIVAARRTPVGKAPRGVFRQTRPDDLLTHAIQGVLGDCPGLQPELIEDVIIGCAMPEAEQGLNVARVSSLLAGLPDSVPGVTINRFCSSGLQSIAMAADRIRLGEADIIVAGGVESMSMVPMMGNKVAINPAVFEDDNVAIAYGMGVTAENVAERWKVSREDQDNFALQSHQRALAAINAGHFEREILPYLTKQHLPDEGNTIRILERPVKSDEGPRPDSSLEGLAKLRPVFAAKGSVTAGNSSQMSDGAGAVVVMSEGKMRALNLEPLARFVGYSVAGVPAEIMGIGPKEAIPKLEKLTGVSLNQIDWIELNEAFAAQTLAVMREMDMDPDRVNPLGGAIALGHPLGATGAIRTATLLHGMQRTNKRYGMVTMCIGTGMGAAGLFERC, from the coding sequence ATGAGTGAACAGGCCTACATTGTGGCAGCCAGGCGTACACCCGTCGGCAAGGCCCCACGAGGCGTATTCCGCCAAACCCGTCCTGACGATCTGCTCACCCATGCGATTCAGGGTGTGCTTGGCGATTGCCCCGGTCTGCAGCCAGAGCTGATCGAGGACGTGATTATCGGTTGCGCCATGCCGGAGGCTGAACAGGGCTTGAACGTCGCCCGTGTGTCCAGTCTGCTGGCCGGGTTACCGGACAGCGTGCCGGGCGTCACTATCAACCGTTTCTGCTCATCCGGTCTGCAGAGTATCGCCATGGCAGCTGACAGAATTCGCCTCGGCGAGGCAGACATCATTGTCGCCGGTGGTGTCGAGAGCATGAGCATGGTACCGATGATGGGCAACAAGGTCGCCATAAATCCGGCAGTGTTCGAGGATGACAATGTGGCTATCGCCTACGGCATGGGTGTCACCGCGGAAAATGTCGCCGAACGCTGGAAGGTCAGCCGCGAAGATCAGGATAACTTTGCCCTGCAGAGTCACCAGCGTGCGCTGGCGGCTATCAATGCCGGTCATTTCGAGCGGGAGATTCTCCCCTATCTGACCAAACAACACCTGCCGGACGAGGGAAACACAATCAGAATCCTTGAGCGCCCGGTAAAGAGTGATGAGGGTCCCCGTCCCGACTCCAGCCTTGAAGGCCTGGCCAAACTGCGACCGGTTTTCGCCGCCAAAGGCAGCGTCACCGCCGGTAACAGCTCGCAGATGAGCGACGGCGCCGGCGCCGTGGTGGTGATGAGCGAAGGGAAAATGCGCGCCTTGAATCTCGAACCGCTGGCGCGCTTTGTGGGCTACAGCGTTGCCGGGGTGCCCGCGGAAATCATGGGCATAGGCCCCAAGGAGGCGATACCCAAGCTCGAGAAACTGACCGGCGTCAGCCTCAACCAGATCGACTGGATCGAGCTCAACGAGGCCTTTGCTGCGCAGACCCTGGCCGTGATGCGGGAGATGGATATGGATCCGGATAGGGTCAACCCACTCGGTGGTGCCATTGCCCTTGGACACCCACTGGGTGCGACCGGCGCCATACGCACGGCGACCCTGCTGCACGGGATGCAGCGTACCAATAAGCGCTACGGCATGGTAACCATGTGTATCGGCACGGGGATGGGAGCGGCCGGC
- a CDS encoding 3-hydroxyacyl-CoA dehydrogenase/enoyl-CoA hydratase family protein has translation MKSTAQLTSYEVSKAIIGIPVFKRVAILGAGVMGAQIAAHFTNAGIPSLLFDLPKEGMDKSAIAKQAIKSLMKQKPEPLAVATNASRITPCNYDDDLEKLIDCDLVIEAIAEKMEWKSDLYHKISPHLGEDTILASNTSGLSISELAESLPDNLRNRFLGIHFFNPPRYMPLVELIAQPQTSPEVVDTIESFCVATLGKGVVRARDTVNFIANRLGLFSMMSTFHHAQRLSLNFESVDALTGKSIGRPKSATLRTADLVGLDTMRHVLRNAAEHLGDDPWVSIYRIPDWLDTLVEKGALGAKTKAGVYKKQDGEILVYEPADDSYRKRKVKIPGKVEKVLKDYKNPERLAKLSTINDPHAEFLWSIQRDVFHYAAYLLDSIADNAREVDLAIRWGFGWKQGPFEIWQHAGWQRIADLIQQDIDAGKTLTGEPLPAWVNNIEAIHTSKGSWSPTDNSYHPRSRLPVYQRQRRPERLVGEQAAQHEVLFENDSARFWLIDGDIGVLSFKTKMHTIDDGVLDSLNQAAELAQQQLTGMVIWQPDEPFSAGADLKSFMPVAMKSILPGSNALDNLLQKFQHSCIRMRKSNIPVVAGVQGLALGGGCELMMQCDRVVAALESYIGLVEVGVGLIPAGSGCMELARRASVKAAGGDRFEALKDIFETVAMGKVATSAEQAKAFGFLRESDIVVMNRHEVLHAAIAQVRALSAANYRPAIESPIRAGGRAAIANFKAAMTNMHAGGFISDYDMKIGTLVAHALCGGPVDAGTELPESWYLRYEREGFRSLLKSPKTHARVKHMLDTGKPLRN, from the coding sequence ATGAAATCAACCGCTCAGCTAACATCTTATGAAGTGAGTAAAGCAATCATCGGCATACCGGTTTTCAAACGGGTGGCCATACTGGGAGCCGGTGTAATGGGGGCTCAGATAGCGGCTCACTTCACCAACGCCGGTATTCCATCACTGTTGTTCGATCTCCCCAAAGAGGGCATGGACAAAAGCGCGATTGCCAAACAGGCAATCAAGAGCCTGATGAAACAGAAGCCGGAGCCGTTGGCTGTGGCGACAAACGCCTCCCGGATAACCCCGTGCAACTACGACGACGACCTTGAAAAACTTATCGATTGCGATCTGGTGATCGAAGCGATAGCAGAAAAAATGGAATGGAAGTCCGACCTTTACCACAAGATCTCACCCCATCTCGGTGAGGACACGATACTCGCCAGCAACACATCGGGCCTCTCCATCTCAGAGCTGGCAGAAAGCCTGCCGGACAATCTGCGCAACCGTTTTCTCGGCATCCATTTCTTCAATCCACCGCGTTATATGCCGCTGGTTGAGTTGATAGCGCAACCACAGACATCACCCGAAGTTGTCGATACCATTGAGAGCTTTTGCGTAGCCACTCTTGGGAAAGGGGTGGTCAGGGCCAGGGATACGGTAAACTTCATTGCCAACCGACTCGGGCTTTTCTCCATGATGTCGACCTTTCATCATGCACAGAGGCTCTCATTGAATTTTGAATCCGTCGACGCACTGACCGGAAAATCGATCGGACGGCCAAAGAGCGCAACCCTGCGCACCGCCGACCTGGTTGGGCTCGATACCATGCGGCACGTTTTACGCAACGCTGCCGAACATCTTGGTGATGATCCATGGGTATCGATCTACAGGATCCCGGACTGGCTCGACACCCTGGTTGAAAAAGGCGCCCTCGGCGCCAAGACCAAGGCAGGCGTGTATAAAAAACAGGACGGTGAAATCCTGGTATACGAACCTGCAGACGACAGTTACAGGAAGCGTAAGGTAAAGATACCCGGAAAGGTGGAGAAGGTACTGAAGGATTACAAGAACCCCGAACGCCTGGCAAAGCTAAGCACCATCAACGATCCCCATGCCGAATTCCTCTGGTCGATTCAGCGCGATGTATTTCACTATGCCGCCTATCTACTGGACTCGATCGCCGATAATGCCAGGGAGGTTGACTTAGCGATTCGCTGGGGCTTCGGCTGGAAGCAGGGTCCGTTCGAGATCTGGCAGCATGCCGGTTGGCAACGTATCGCCGATTTGATCCAACAGGATATCGATGCAGGCAAGACCCTTACCGGCGAACCCCTGCCGGCATGGGTCAATAACATCGAGGCGATCCATACGTCAAAGGGCTCATGGTCACCTACCGACAACAGTTATCATCCCCGCTCCAGGCTCCCGGTCTACCAGCGTCAGCGCAGGCCTGAACGACTGGTTGGCGAACAGGCCGCGCAGCATGAGGTATTGTTCGAAAACGACTCGGCGCGTTTCTGGTTAATCGATGGTGATATCGGTGTACTCAGCTTCAAGACCAAAATGCATACCATCGACGACGGTGTACTGGACAGCCTGAATCAGGCCGCAGAACTGGCGCAACAACAGCTCACTGGCATGGTGATTTGGCAACCGGACGAGCCGTTCAGCGCAGGCGCAGACCTGAAGTCATTCATGCCGGTTGCCATGAAGAGCATACTGCCGGGCAGCAATGCCCTGGACAACCTGCTGCAGAAGTTCCAGCACAGCTGTATTCGCATGCGTAAATCCAATATCCCGGTGGTTGCCGGGGTCCAGGGACTGGCGCTTGGCGGCGGTTGCGAACTGATGATGCAGTGTGACCGGGTGGTCGCCGCACTGGAGAGCTACATCGGTCTGGTCGAAGTGGGTGTCGGACTCATACCCGCCGGCAGCGGCTGCATGGAACTGGCCAGGCGCGCCTCCGTCAAGGCGGCGGGGGGTGATAGATTCGAGGCACTCAAGGATATTTTTGAAACCGTCGCCATGGGCAAGGTCGCCACCAGTGCCGAACAGGCCAAGGCATTCGGCTTTCTGCGCGAAAGCGATATTGTGGTCATGAATCGTCATGAAGTGCTGCATGCCGCCATTGCCCAGGTTCGTGCCCTGAGTGCCGCCAACTACCGCCCGGCCATTGAATCACCGATTCGGGCCGGTGGTCGGGCCGCCATCGCAAACTTCAAGGCGGCGATGACCAATATGCACGCCGGTGGTTTCATCTCTGACTACGATATGAAGATCGGGACGCTCGTCGCCCATGCACTCTGTGGGGGCCCGGTGGATGCCGGTACCGAACTGCCTGAAAGCTGGTATCTGCGATATGAGCGCGAGGGTTTTCGCTCTCTGCTGAAAAGCCCCAAAACACATGCACGGGTCAAGCATATGCTGGATACCGGCAAGCCCCTGCGGAACTGA
- a CDS encoding acyl-CoA dehydrogenase, translated as MMTNFVLVAIAIATLLFLAYRGYSIAAATYSMATLSVISAAVTGFGLLTWLFAGIFFVCLLFTLPSLRLRFISKPTLITMRRMMPPLSNTEKEAIDAGNVWWDGELFSGKPEWRRLLSGSKPVLSDREQAFLDGPVNELCRMVDKWQINHELNRLPESIINFVREHGFLGMIIPKRYGGLEFSPVAQSEILLRLSNTGSGVSYLVGVPNSLGPGELLIKYGTEAQKDYYLPRLASGEEIPCFALTGPTAGSDATSIPDTGTVCMGEWQGEEVIGMRLDFSKRYITLSPIATLVGLAFRLKDPDSLIGDVKDYGITCALIPHDTQGVEIGRRHLPIGDAFLNGPIQGKDVFVPLSYIIGGPEMAGKGWRMLVNCLSVGRAVTLPTTAVAVSKRSLLGTSAYASLRRQFGIPIAQFEGIQKPLARIAGLSYIIDAARLQTIQAIVEGNKPSVASAILKYHTTEMARQCVIDAMDIHAGKAVVKGPKNYIADMYESMPVAITVEGANILTRNLMIFGQGAIRSHPYVMQEMTLAHAEDSQETIARFDTTLTAHIGHSIGNFARTLIMGLGLSREVVPNGNLHLLPYYRHFNRLSSLFATITDVALLNLNAKLKFKEMLSARLGDLLSMLFLGSMVIKQHEESQHPEEEWPVVQWALDYLLHQYQVAFDQLMENWPNRLVPGVLKRLAFPIGRRYSAPKDSLEKSVVELITVDSATRIKMTSGLFLEVAANNPLAEVNQVFLESLNLQPILKRLNHALRTGELEKTEDMELADAALQAAMITEHEAEQLRRFDRHLMAIIHVDDFDESELIRTPYHKYGQDDQQQITG; from the coding sequence ATGATGACGAACTTTGTTTTAGTCGCAATCGCAATAGCCACGCTGTTGTTCCTGGCCTATCGTGGATACAGCATCGCCGCAGCAACCTACTCAATGGCCACGCTCTCGGTGATATCCGCCGCAGTGACAGGTTTCGGCCTGTTGACCTGGCTGTTCGCCGGCATATTCTTTGTATGCCTGTTGTTTACACTTCCCTCACTGCGCCTGCGATTTATTTCCAAGCCCACACTGATCACCATGAGACGCATGATGCCCCCGCTTTCAAATACGGAGAAGGAAGCGATAGATGCGGGAAACGTCTGGTGGGACGGAGAACTATTCAGTGGCAAGCCGGAATGGCGTCGACTGCTGTCCGGTTCCAAACCCGTATTGAGCGACCGTGAACAGGCCTTCCTCGATGGCCCCGTCAACGAACTTTGCCGCATGGTCGACAAGTGGCAGATCAATCATGAATTGAACCGGCTGCCCGAATCGATCATCAACTTCGTTCGCGAGCACGGCTTTCTCGGCATGATCATACCGAAGCGTTACGGCGGCCTTGAATTCTCGCCGGTTGCGCAATCCGAAATCCTGTTGCGCCTGAGTAATACCGGCAGTGGTGTCAGCTATCTGGTCGGTGTACCCAACTCGCTCGGACCGGGTGAGTTGTTGATCAAATACGGCACCGAAGCACAAAAGGATTACTACCTCCCCCGTCTCGCCAGCGGCGAGGAGATACCCTGCTTTGCCCTGACCGGTCCTACCGCCGGCTCAGATGCCACATCGATACCCGATACCGGCACGGTATGTATGGGTGAATGGCAGGGAGAGGAAGTGATCGGAATGCGGCTCGACTTTTCAAAACGCTATATCACGCTCTCTCCCATCGCGACACTTGTCGGACTGGCCTTCAGACTGAAGGATCCGGATAGCCTGATTGGCGATGTGAAAGACTACGGAATCACCTGTGCGCTGATCCCGCACGATACACAAGGGGTAGAGATCGGACGGCGCCACCTGCCTATCGGCGATGCCTTCCTGAATGGCCCCATTCAGGGAAAAGACGTTTTCGTTCCACTGAGTTATATCATCGGCGGTCCGGAGATGGCCGGTAAAGGCTGGCGCATGCTGGTGAATTGTCTATCGGTGGGACGTGCTGTCACCCTGCCCACCACCGCCGTGGCGGTCAGCAAACGTTCGCTGCTCGGCACCAGCGCCTACGCCAGCCTGCGCAGACAATTTGGCATCCCCATTGCGCAATTCGAGGGTATTCAGAAACCACTGGCGCGTATTGCCGGTCTAAGTTACATCATCGATGCCGCCAGATTGCAGACCATTCAGGCCATCGTCGAGGGCAACAAACCGAGTGTGGCATCCGCAATTTTAAAGTACCACACCACGGAGATGGCCAGGCAGTGCGTAATCGACGCCATGGATATCCATGCAGGAAAAGCGGTAGTCAAGGGCCCGAAGAACTATATTGCCGACATGTATGAGTCAATGCCTGTGGCCATCACTGTGGAAGGCGCGAATATCCTCACACGCAACCTGATGATCTTTGGACAGGGAGCGATCAGGTCGCACCCCTATGTCATGCAGGAGATGACATTGGCCCATGCCGAGGATAGCCAAGAGACAATCGCCAGGTTCGATACCACGTTGACGGCCCATATCGGACATTCGATCGGCAATTTCGCGCGTACGCTGATCATGGGTCTCGGTCTGTCAAGGGAGGTGGTGCCGAACGGAAATCTGCACCTACTTCCCTATTATCGCCACTTCAACCGGCTCAGCAGTCTGTTTGCAACGATCACCGATGTGGCTTTGCTCAATCTGAATGCTAAGCTGAAATTCAAGGAGATGCTTTCGGCACGCCTGGGCGATCTGTTGAGTATGCTGTTTCTGGGTAGCATGGTGATCAAGCAGCATGAAGAGAGTCAACATCCGGAAGAGGAGTGGCCGGTGGTGCAGTGGGCCCTCGACTATCTCCTCCATCAATATCAGGTCGCATTCGATCAGCTGATGGAAAACTGGCCAAATCGATTAGTACCCGGTGTACTGAAACGTCTCGCGTTCCCGATTGGCCGTCGCTATTCAGCACCGAAAGACAGCCTGGAAAAGTCGGTTGTTGAGCTGATCACTGTTGACAGTGCAACCAGAATCAAGATGACCAGCGGACTGTTCCTGGAGGTTGCCGCGAACAATCCGTTGGCGGAAGTCAACCAGGTTTTTCTCGAGAGTCTAAATCTGCAACCGATTCTCAAACGGCTGAACCATGCATTGCGAACAGGCGAATTGGAGAAAACTGAAGATATGGAACTTGCCGATGCAGCCCTTCAGGCGGCAATGATAACCGAACATGAAGCAGAACAACTGCGGCGTTTTGACCGTCATTTGATGGCGATTATCCATGTTGACGATTTTGACGAATCGGAATTGATCCGCACCCCATACCACAAATACGGGCAAGATGATCAACAGCAGATCACTGGATGA